The Rosa rugosa chromosome 3, drRosRugo1.1, whole genome shotgun sequence sequence TGTGTTCTCATATGCATATAACTCTCTTGAGATCAATAGGgagactgtgaagaaagaagaacaagatttgaagatcgttcaagtgaaggagttctagaaggaagacaaactttgtatcagattttgtgtgaatcttatagccgagctagtgctattcaaagtttgtaaaagaacatatccttttcaatatgatgatctttattttgggttctcaagagtaagagccccgcagtgtttttaatctcatacttgaggttttcactgcgtaaccaaaatctggtgtttagtttgttattttagtttctgctgcccagtaaggattgatcagtgcactgcaatcctcgttttccagaaaatcatattctgtccttgtattttcatttggcatcagagcaggttctaaagcttttttagttgatccgtggtcaaggatggaacgtgaatataacagagcctctagttctataaattgtccgcctttgtttgatggtgaagactattcacaatggaagattatgatgggggcttttctctactctcaagatgaaaacatgtggaatatagttgagaatggatggaaacacccaaccaaggcagaagaatcaaagaaagtagaagggtCCTCTGCAAGGGTTCTCAAACCTAGGAAGGAATGGACAGAAGAGGAAGTTTGTGATAGAACTTGTGACTTTAAGGCAAGGAATTCACTATTCACAGCTttgtccaagaaggagaggatgAGAATTAGCCACTGTGACACAGCCAAACAAGCTTGGGATCTACTTCAGGTTACTTATGAGGGAAACAAGAAGGTTAGAGGTCAGAAGCTTCAAATACTCGTATTGGAATTTGAGAACATGACCATGGGGGAAGATGAATCAATTGATGATTTTCACGCTCGACTTCTCAATGTGACAAACCAATTCCGTAGTCTTGATGATCCATTTGAGGAGCATCGAATAGTCAAGAAATTTCTCAGGGCTCTTCcttcaaaatttcaagccaagcaaattgccatagaggagactcaagacctggacacctattctcttgacgaactgataggtaatctcaaaacctttgagatgaggatcaagcccgagaaaaaggtaaaaaatattgctttctcttctgttaaaaagaatgatgattatgttgatttatcattgttgacaaaagagttcaaaatttttttgaaaaacaaaaaatcttttggaaactcttcgaaaattttgcctaacaaacctaaatgctttgagtgtggtggaattggtcACCTTGTTGCCGATTGTGGCAATAAAAGGTATAATTTGCATGGAAACAAGGCTCTAAAATCTACttggagtgatagtgatgaaggctctcaatcagatggtgaagaggtaaatcttgctcttacttcctcTCTTAATACTGTTGTATCTGATGATTCTGACTTAGAAGATGATAcccttgatgaagaaacaaatgtcAAGTGTAAGCAATTATATCATGCTTCGAAAATTGTTCTTCGGAAAAATTATACACttgaaaaagaaattgattctttacgagaagaaaaagagaaaattgagCTACAATTTGAAACTTTTGTAAAAGAATGGAATGTTGAGCGTACTAACCTTGTTGATAAGATAAAAGTTTTGCAGGATGAGGTTAAGTCTGAAGTTGGGGACAAGGAACATGGTGATCtcattaataaaattaaaattttgcaGGTTGAAGTCAAGGCTCAATCCACTTTAAATGTTTCACTAAcccttgaaaatgagaaattgtaGAATGAGTTGCTTAAAGTCAAGAAAAGCTTCAACAAGTTCTCCATAGGGTCTGAAAAGGTCTCCAAGATGATAGGATTTGGTAAAACTCACGACAACAAAGAAGGGTTAGGGTTTGAAGGTGAGTCGTGTAAGCCTTTGACCTTTGTAAAAGGTGTGGAAGGTGAAAATTCGCTGGGTCAATCACATGCTTAAGAAGACATTGATTCTGGTCCCAAATTTCCCAAAAGACCAGAACGTAAATTGGACCTTCAAACCTATAAAAAAGTTTCTCAGGTAAGTCTTGACAAACTTTGTCAGCCCAGGTATATTCACAACTCCAAAAACTTTgttcctacttgtcattattgtgggTGCAATATGCTTCGCAGGGTtactcaaaatcagaggaaaacGATGGGTATTAACTCACATGCCTCGCTACAAGCTGAGTTGAAAGAGGGTCTGAATCTGATCGCCAGGATTGCAAAGCTGGCTTCAATCCCTGTGGATCTGGAAACAAAAacgaagcagaagcaaatttggattaaaaaaggttcaaataatcGTTTTTCTACTCATAcggataatcttgataatatgaTTGAGCATGCTTTTGATCCTACTGATCACAAATTGGCTAATTCGTTTACTAGGCCCTTAAACCTAActcaatttgaatcacttagaagcaccgttggtggatgctctaagtattgatactctcacttcgcttgatccattttgcatgcattcatggtgtatgtcttcatgatagTATAGGTGCATTTCTTTACGTTTCTGCATTGTTAGGTTTAGTTTCTGGAAATTTAATTAGGATTGAAAAATAGTGGTTTGTATCCCTGAGTGTCTAacagattattttgaacttagattgacaagagCCATACTCTTTTCTTTAAATCTGTGTGCAATAAGGTGCCTAGCACGTTTTTAACTTGTACTTACGtcactctgtaattgtgagcttgaacaacatattctctataatcttgaaacctcacatgcacacatactctaagtggtggtaagttttaattgatggttggcttgttctcattgctcatgtacgaaattactcttgttggttgctccttgatataaaaaaaaaaaaaaaaatgtagttggttaatggagcatggccagactattcccaaagtaaacaggcctcggtcgtgaccaacgatatgaggattgggaagaaacgggaatggtttggtcaccccggtggattgtgaaactattgactcgagtagatgtgctctttgggatgtccttgttacatctagtaccctaaagtcatctgacttgggagccgctagcataatactcgttacaagggtcgtagtcttcttgagcaacaatgttactttgtgtgaaaggccaaaagaaaaattcaaaatcatgcccacacggtgttataagggggaataaagtttatgtgcttaaatgtgtttcgtatgtgagccttgcttttcaggtttccacaaatattacacaccccatcttgagatatgttcactctTCAGAACAAGCggtatagaatactcgatcaccctctatcttaccttgtgattgtcggaataaattcactcgtgtgaacttattttgttgcactcttgtttatggttaagtggtattgctcttgttggaaaagctatgcgaattaaatctgttcttagcatttggatacaacccactcattgtgtgtttgcatttcattcttgcatctctcatcacatgatcacacttagggggagtattaatacttggactatcttcctctgattgatTCGCCTTGGGCTAGTGTCTATTGTGCACTTTCTACATCGCTTCCGCTACGTAAGTTacctttgtcattcctattcaaaaagggggagaaagcAGATTCATAACTGTGATACAATTATTCTATCTTGTGTATTTTCACAATGTGTGTGTGATAAGTGTTTCAGGACTGACAGGTCTGTTCACAAGGGAAAGTTCTCAAGTACCTGTTGAGGGGGAGCTTTCATACGGTAAagttgttttgtataggaatgccaaagggggagattgtaggtacaaCTCTTGTACCTgtcgtattggcattcccatacaaacaGTCCATTTACTGATCTCAGGAAAAACAGGTAAATGCATTTGCATAAGCATGGGATTGCAACACctgttgcaatccccgagtctgTAGACAGTTTATTGTggagtccgattttggaaagtaggtttTTGATTTTATGAATTTACGTTTTTAAATGGTCTTCTGATAGTTAAATTCATAGTATTGATGTCCTAGGGTTTGTTAGGCCGTGCCTATtcctaattgttttttttttccttaagatTTGTGGAGTTCCTTTAAGGGAAGTTTCTTTCCTAATTAATGTGTATTAGGGTAACATCTTTTCATAGGAGGTGGGTGGCCGTCAGTTGCATATACATTGAGGATTATACACGGTCAAAGATATAGATTCTAGAATGCAAGAATTTTTGATAGAGTCTTGCTTGTTAGTGTGGTTTTCAACTTGAGTCTTCACAAAAGAGTCATGCACTTGGTCCATGAATAAGTGTCATTGATTGTGTTCTCATATGCATATAACTCTCTTGAGATCAATAGGgagactgtgaagaaagaagaacaagatttgaagatcgttcaagtgaaggagttctagaaggaagacaaactttgtattagattttgtgtgaatcttatagccgagctagtgctattcaaagtttgtaaaagaacatatcattttcaatatgatgatctttattttgggttctcaagagtaagagccccgcagtgtttttagtctcatacttgaggttttcactgcgtaaccaaaatctggtgtttagtttgttattttagtttctgctgcccagtaaggattgatcagtgcactgcaatcctcgttttccagaaaatcatattctgtccttgtattttcagaGACACCTGATCAATTGGTGGAAATTCAAAAATTACatcaagagaaaaaagaaagagatgaaaaaaaactagaaattaTGAAGGAGAAAATTGAAGTTGACAAAGAAAAACTGCGAGTTAGGAAACTTGAGGTTGAGAATAGGAAAATTGAGGCTGAGATGAGAATTATGTCTATGGATACATCTACTATGAATCCTGAGCAGAGGGTATATTATTCCAAACTTTAGATGAAAATTTTGTAAGGTGATATATGAAGTTTCTGGAATGTATTCCTCCAATGATTTTTGAACACTAGTTGTTTATTTAATGTGCAGCATAAGTTTGTATGGGAGATTGCAAAGCCTTCTAGTTCTTTTAGTTTGTATCAGTTCGTTTGGTTTCCAGTGAAATAGATATGTTTTCATCTGTTTAGGTTTCCTGCTATGTATTCCTTCATCTCGAATTCTCATAATCTCAATTGCATCTCTCTTACTGGGGTGTGTGtatttggtggggtggtaaggctttggtctcatatataagaggtcaggagttcgagccccatcaagggtgagaatggggtggggtttttttttaaaaaataaaaaaataaaaaaaattgcatctCTCTTACTGGAAACATTCTTGGTATGTTCTTTgatttacaaaaagaaaaaaaaagaaagggaaaacaacataaatagaattatatatattaaaataatattcaaatttgacatcTTTATTGGAGTTAAAATTAGTCAAAATGTGAACATGTCAATTTTGCCATGTCATatgtcaaatttaaatttgaccAAAGCCAAAAGACATtgccattggagatgctctaagtggTCCAGCCTAACGATGCCTTGGGCATGAAGCCAACCTATTCAATCACCCTAATTAAGACCTCAAACTCTCAAAGAAGACGGAAACATTAAGATATTGTAACTTGACAGAAACGGTTCCGGCTAGAGCATCAAGATCTTCGAGTAACTTCCCAATTCTAACCTCATTCCAAGGATCCCAATACTGCTCGCTCAAAGTATAATCCGTAGCAAGCTTCAATATAAGTCAGAGGCCGATCTGGATTAACTTCTGTGTAGAGAACACAAGATTTGAGGCGCACAAAATCTCCAACACAAGACATAGGGGCAAGAATCATCACTCCAATCTAACGGGGAGCCTTTGCCCCTTTTTCAAATCCATATATAATTACAAGACAGAAATGAATGAATGTCAATATAGCGACCTTATTTTCCATCTCCCAATAAAGGCCCATGGAGAAAGCCAAAATACCAGATGAAAGATATCTTGGATAAGAAAATAGCAAAAAGATTCTCACAAGATTTTTCATTCGAATTTCAAGTGAAAGAGAAGACAATGACAATATGGGTAATGGTAAaagttaggttttttttttttttaccagtaGTCTGTGGACACTTAAGTGATTTTCAGAATGATACATGAATTTAAAATTTTATCAATGTGATagctggactcatttttttttttttatcaatgttTTGGACGGACATTTCAGTCACGGAGCTCTTAAAAATGATCACGCATGTAACTGAATTTTAAAGGGTTAAATTGTCTTTTTATgtctaaaacaataaaaataaaaaaacaagaaaacaaaaattaaagcaTGATACTATATACCAAAGATGAGTTCACTGTTTATGATGGGACTGTTCATGAACAGTAAAGTGACGGTTCTGGCCTCCTTTTTCCGCAGACTGTTCACTCTGTTACTGTTCATAGGATAGTGAAGAAACGGTTTTGCCCTCCTTTgagattatttttttaattttcggCTGTGTATGGATCTtatcttcttttctcttctagaGTCGGTTGTTGCTGTGGATCGATTTTATCTTCTTCTCTACTCACCAATCCTCAAAAGAACAACAAcccgaaaacaaaaacaaacagagAGACATACAAGATTGACAACGAAAACGAGGTAACGTCGCCTTTGCCCTCCTTTTTTCTCCGTcatgtgtttgtttgtttgctttGTGCGAGGAGATAGAGAGCTCGATTGTTGCTGCAATCACGTAATCAACTGCGCCAGTTtgtaaatttctgaaatttcgcTCGCATGTTGGTTTGGTTTCTAATTGAATGGGTTTTGTTTTATATCGGTTTTGCAGGAACAGTGATCTTACAGCCAAGTACTGTTCGAGATCTTccatcaacatcaatctccatAGAAACTGGGTTAGCATCATCAATCACTatgtttcacttttttttttccttgaatcACAGATCTGATAAATTTTGGCCCTCTTATCTCAATTGAATTCGAGTTTGACTTACTTGATTTCATGGATTTATTTTGTGATATTTGATCAGATTAGTTGGTATTGATTGTTATTAatctttcttttgttaattaaaGCTTATCTTATTGAATTATTAATGTATACGATTTCGTTTTGTTTTGTAGCCTGGGGTTTAACCTTTCAACGATTCCAAGATCCAACTTTTTTGGAGATTCTCAAAGAAAAGGATTCgattgaaaagaaataaaacaggTTTGGTTTTTAATCTGACTCATCTTTGTTATCATTTAGTGAATTGTCACTGGTTTCCATGAGTAAAATATTTTCTTCTACTGATGACTGATAAAGTTGTGAGTTTCTGTTGACGTGAAAGGTCTATTACAAGTTCTATATACTTTAAAGTTAGCAACTGATCGATGTACGAATATGACTGAAGAATGAATTAGAATCCTTCTTATTTGAAATATAGAATGCAGGAAGTTGTTCTTACTTGGTTTCCATGATCATTATTATATTATCTAAAGAAACTAATTCATATGGTTGTTTCAAATATAGAATGTAAGAAGCTGTTCTTATTTGGTTTTCGTAATGACCAACTATTCTTTTCTGTTGTTATCTTATCTATGTTTTATGAATTCTTATACGTTTCTGTAATTGATGGTATTTCAATTGGTGTATTGATCCAGTTAACTATTATGTGCTTGGTTTGCTCTTACAGGTTTGACACAAGATCAGTTACTACATTTGCTGAACAAAAGTTCTCCACAGATGGTATTCAAGTAAAAACAGGTCCCTAGGTTGTAAAAGTAGCTGCTCCATTCTAAAAGCCGATCTCCGATACTGTTTGCATGAACAAAGATGTAGTTAAGGAATTTGACCCTTATTTTATTCCCCAATGTCTTTGCAGGTTTgtgttttttcctctctttgatATTATTGCCTTGCTACATCAGTTTTTAGCTCTGATAATTTGTGTTGAATGTTTTGGATAGTCTTTGgttcgtttttttattttatcgtATGCCATGTCTCATAACCAAAATAGATATAGAACACTGACCCTATGTCCTCTCCCTCTTTCAGAGCAAAAGCTGGCTTCAAGCTTGGCAGATAGTGTTACTCAAATGTCTCAAGATGTGAGTTCCGTTAATTGCTTCTGATGCTTGGAATTTGTTACATGCATTTGTTTCGGTGAACTCTGATATTGCTGTCTCTAGATAGATTGGGaaataaaggtttttttttttttttcctccacaAAGGGATATAAAGGGTTTTGATGTTATAGTTAGTGGTGGGGATCATAATGCACAACATTCAGTTGCTTTAGTGAAAGTGAGTCTtgctactatatatatatatatatatatatatatatatatatatatatatatatatatatatatatatgtatatatatatatggaaatgcGCAAGATTGATGATAGAGAGCTACATTTTTGCAGGTTGATAAGGTGAGCAATCCTGACAGCATCAGAATAGAAGCAGAAAAGAGATGATGTTGTATTGTTGTTTGCATATCAGCTCTGAGTGGCTAGGGCTTAAATGATTGCTGCAGTGCAATCCAGGCAAAATTGAAGATACTTCTAATTGTTTTCATACTCTTGAGTAATGTGTGTGCTCTTATAAGTTAGAAGATAAGAATGTCTTTTGTTTAGCAGTACGCTAATGGTACCGGTGGAAGCCTTGATCCTATTTGAAAGAGGAGAGCTTCACGAAGCACATTATGAAACTGTTTTATATCGGATCGTCCAAGGTGTcatcgacaaaaaaaaaaaatagaaccaTGACTCTATTAGCAAGCAGCTGTTCAAATCAACCCCTAACAAAAATCCAATGAGGTAATTTTCTATACTTACAGCTTTTATATAAAAGTTAAATATTTCCTATTCTATTCCTATGCTTTAAAAGTTGTATATAAAGCAATATCTCACAGAAATGAATTTGAAGCGGTTTTTATATGTTTGCAAATGTTTGTAAGATAACTTGCCATCAATCATAATTATATGTGATAATTGAGATTTGTCTTAGTGTCGGATGTTATGTGTCTATTGTTTATATACATGCTTCATTTTATGCAGTGTGATTGTGGAATCCTTGAAGCCCTGAAGGTGGTTAGCTTGCAAGGATTTGCCTCAATTTTGGAGCCTAACCTCTGTAGAATCATGAGTCAAATTTTGACTATTTACTGATTATAGTTGAATTTTGGTCGAGACTAGATGCCGTTAGATGAATCTCTTCAATATGTTTATCAATTCAGTGAAGCATCATGTTGCTTTTAATAGTTCTGTTATTCAAATTCTCATgtcattcattcatcaaaatcATGTAATGGAATCACTTTAATGGAATTTTTCTGGAATTATATTCTGTAAGGTCTTCTattttttattgatttatttttttctctaaataGAGATTTAGAGACAAACCTTCCAGGGCTGAAGCAAGATCGCAAACCTATTGTGTTTCACTTTCTCTATTTAGACCTTTGGTGTGTATTAGAACACAGAAGGTCCTAAAATTCTTGAGATGGATTTAGGTCCTAAGTTTAGTTATGGTCTAAACTCAGTATTCATATTGGTTTAGATGGATTTAATTGTTTTGTACCAGAggtagtgtgtgtgtgtttgggaATGTCAAATGAATTTGGAATATGTTATCTGCATTGTTTTGCTCGCTTTGAACATTATCATGATAGAGTGGTTTAATGTCAAATTAATTTGGAGTAAGTTGTTCACAACGACAAattccgcagcaaagcgcgggtaaCATTTCTAGTACAGACAATAAGTGAGGCAAAGCATCGGCAGAGATACGACAAGCTCGTCACAATGGGTCGTATGCACAGTAGAGGAAAGGGTATTTCGGCTTCGGCTCTACTGTAGGAACCCTCCTAGCTGGTTGAAGATCTCTACTCAAGATTTTGAGAACATTTGCAAGTTTGCCAAGAAGGGTCTGACACCATATCAAATTGGTGTTATTCTTCGTGATTCTCATGGGATTGCTCAGGTGAAGAGTGTTACTGGGAGCAAGATATTGCGTATAGTGAAGGCTCATGGTCTTGCTCATGAAATACCAGAGAATTTGTACCACCTCATCAAGAAATCATTCTCAATTAGGAAGCACTAGTGTTTAAACCCGCGCAATGCTGCCGGATTTTTTTTCCTCCTAAATTGTATTAATAAAAGTAGCAATTACAATCCAAGAAATGCTAACCTTATTTTGTAGAAAACAAATACGAATAGAAACTAAAACCCACTGTAGGAGTAATTGTAGAAAACACATATTTGACCTGAATAGAACAACCAAACACAGGGTTTAAAATAATTATCAGAAAACTCTATTGGTTTCTTCCAATTTTCGGTACATCAACTCGAAGTTAATCGTTTGAAACCCTGAGATGTTGTATCATGGGCTCTTTATCTTTTAAACTACATTTGAGATCCTCACACATATGCTGTGTTGTGGATATTTTTTCTGCATTCTCATTTAGTTCTTGCCTGCTTCTCGATTTTCAAACTTGCCTCCTGGACCTTACTAGGCTGCTCATTGTGTGCTTTCCTCAATTTCTCAGATAGTTCTGCTTTGCTTTTATATTCAGTCATGAGCTTCTCAAGCTCAGCTTTAACTTCATCCAGCTCGTACAGACATGTTCTTCTAGGTTCAACAATACTGTttgcaaaaaaacaaaaacttaaaTTTGCAGGCATTACTAAACTTTAATGAGCAATCTACACAAAGCCTTAGTAAATTAATTTAAATCCTCCTACAGATAACCATATATTTACCACTTCTTTCGAATCGCAAGAACAATATAGTAACACAACAAAACAATGCACTTATCACTACTGCATTTACCGAAATCTAACTTGTATACCTTTTCAAACAGAAAAAATCATCAAAAGCAGAAAATTAACTAATAGCTCAAGCATACACGGCTGAATCTATTTAAGCATACCAGCCACGGGGCCAAGAAGAAGCAGATTCTAAAACATCAGTTTCCAATGACAACAATAGAAACATAGAAAAGAGGCAGAGCTCCATCATATCAAGTAGTGCCTAGTTGAGCCAAAAATTTTCCTTATCCAACACAACCAACTCAACATGAATCACAATAATTAAATCATCCATTTGCTGCACCAgacaaatatatataaactaAAGAAGTTCAATATAATTAGCAAAAATGCGAAAGGAAATTCACAATTCCATCACATTTTATTTTCTGCATTTTTCTCAATAAGCTAACCATGCAAGCACCAAGCTCACTCTATTTCTGTTCATCATAATCTTTTCCGAATTTGACTCAACAAACCAAGCACAGAGAAAGCACAAAAAACTTGGTAACATTTCTTTTCTAATACCTTATTGCtctcaatttcaaatttttatgcgaaaccaaaccaaacctaaCACAATTCCccaaattcaactccaaaactcCAGACCAAAGAACCATGCAAGAATCAAAAGAAACTGAAATCGAACCTAGTTTCACCTCCATCTTCGCCTTCCCAGATTTCCTCAAGATTGATAAAACCCAGATGCACagatcattaaaaaaaaaaaaaataataaataaaaggatATTTATTGAGACAGGGTCTGTTTGAGCTTATAGAGGACTGAAATCTAGTTGAGCTCTTCGTTCTCTCTCTGGAGCGATTACAAAACTGAGAGACCCAATACTTCGAAGCAGTGCAGTACAAACAAATGATAAAGCCAGGGGCACAACAACAAAAGAGACCAGAGAGAAGGGGCAAAATCGTTCTATCACTTAGACAGGTACTATTCATCGTGCGGTAGAACTTTAGTATAGAGTATAATTTGGAGAGAAACAAGAAGGACAAGAATTATAAATCTAAAGACAATTCTGGTGGAAAACAGGATCCATCATTTAGCTCGTTATTATAAGAAGACAAAGAAGCTTCGAAATATGAATCTACCACAACCAGTACTCTTGTGGCTTAGGTTGGAGATGATTGGCACAGATTATGAGGCTTCCCGTTAAAAGAGAAAACCTAGTTGTTAGTTGCTACTTTTGTTTGCTTCAATTTGGGAGCTCCTTCATGAAATCCTCAGAATTCTATGTGACAATCTCAACCATTCCatcaaacccaaaataaatttttaagaTTTGGGCTTTTCGAATTCTGAGATTGATGAAATGAATAGGGATCCAAAACCTCCACTACCATCGTGCTCCCAGCCTCCGTCGAGACGGAGTCGAGTCAGGCCTCAATGTCGTATGACAATGCCTGAAAGCCAATTCACGCGCTGGCATACCAGCACCCAGAAGTGATTTGGAAACCCAAATCTTCTTTAGGCACCTGACCTGCTCTCTCTTTGTACATCAAACTCCGCCCACACCATCAATAACTCCTCTCTTCTCTGAAGACGAGAGGTGGAGAAACTCGAAGAAGACGAGAGACCTTCAAAATAtgattataaaaaaaagaaggtgaaataggtgtttaaggaaaactgaattaggagagaattgagtcgtactttcattgataataggggcctctttatatagaagattacaaacatagagatagagttgtacatgaaaacataatcgtacattgattagatatatctcctaagattctcagagaatatctctaatataaaccctatttcaactagagcaagtaacctcgagtttgggccagacacatattctggatttacttgaacactcccccttgtgtcgcccaaacgtggtgcttctctcgttgcctcgctaaaaaccttgctgagtaacaaaaacccagtgggacaaaaataacctcggtcgaaggggaaaaagagcacaacacacccttcacgtttcgagaccatacatgtagacacctccccctgatgtctgcatctctccctgatgacaacggtcataggagttcggataacttccgcaaacaatgctaccaacatgcttcccgaaagtggaatttaggcaatgacttagtgagcaagtctgccgcactgtcctcaaattgaacctagttcacttcaATCttaaggagagtctgttgttgctgattatacttggtgtggtcgcttttgatatagccttgcttcaaaacaagcagcattatcctatatgctcgtaggctcatttgtggtagacttcaaaccacaattgttcaaacatgcgtaactatggatccaatccatatacattcacgaatcacttcgtgaagagcaataatctctgcattttTCGAAGATATaccgactagggtctgttctgtagacctccaagatatcacggtctttac is a genomic window containing:
- the LOC133737680 gene encoding uncharacterized protein LOC133737680, yielding MRISHCDTAKQAWDLLQVTYEGNKKVRGQKLQILVLEFENMTMGEDESIDDFHARLLNVTNQFQDDTLDEETNVKCKQLYHASKIVLRKNYTLEKEIDSLREEKEKIELQFETFVKEWNVERTNLVDKIKVLQDEVKSEVGDKEHGDLINKIKILQNELLKVKKSFNKFSIGSEKVWKVKIRWVNHMLKKTLILVPNFPKDQNVNWTFKPIKKFLRVTQNQRKTMGINSHASLQAELKEGLNLIARIAKLASIPVDLETKTKQKQIWIKKETPDQLVEIQKLHQEKKERDEKKLEIMKEKIEVDKEKLRVRKLEVENRKIEAEMRIMSMDTSTMNPEQRHKFVWEIAKPSSSFSLYQFVWFPVK